In one Alphaproteobacteria bacterium genomic region, the following are encoded:
- a CDS encoding glutamine amidotransferase — MPEIEPTHAGAIVYGGEYAATETRRFPFMADEVDWVGQWLATGRPFLGICSGAQVLAVQLGSGLSPHPDGLSEIGYYTIDPTPDGLSVFPTRMTVAQWHFLGFEIPDSAIQLATSGIFPNQAFRYAENAFGFQFHPEITMEQHEAWLETQIDMTTIPGAQDVFTQRQLADVYHAPMRDWFIDFLDKWIRGNVPW, encoded by the coding sequence TTGCCGGAAATCGAGCCGACACATGCCGGTGCAATCGTCTATGGCGGCGAGTACGCGGCCACGGAGACGCGCCGCTTCCCTTTCATGGCGGATGAGGTCGACTGGGTCGGCCAATGGCTTGCCACGGGGCGCCCCTTTCTGGGTATCTGTTCCGGCGCACAGGTTCTCGCCGTCCAGCTGGGATCGGGCCTTTCCCCGCACCCGGATGGTTTGTCCGAGATCGGCTATTATACGATCGATCCGACGCCGGACGGCCTCTCGGTCTTCCCGACACGCATGACGGTCGCACAATGGCATTTCCTGGGCTTCGAAATCCCGGACAGCGCGATCCAGCTTGCGACCTCCGGAATATTTCCAAATCAGGCCTTCCGATATGCGGAGAACGCCTTCGGGTTTCAGTTTCACCCTGAGATCACCATGGAACAGCACGAGGCGTGGCTGGAAACACAGATCGACATGACGACCATTCCCGGCGCACAGGACGTCTTCACGCAACGCCAGTTGGCGGATGTCTATCACGCGCCGATGAGGGACTGGTTCATCGACTTCCTCGACAAATGGATTCGCGGCAACGTTCCCTGGTAG
- the gyrA gene encoding DNA gyrase subunit A, with protein MSDDTAPPSDFDISSVLIEDEMRRSYLDYAMSVIVSRALPDVRDGLKPVHRRILYTMKENGYDSTKPYRKSARIVGDVMGKYHPHGDSAIYDAMVRMAQNFSLRVPLVDGQGNFGSMDGDAAAAMRYTEARLSKAAETMLDDIDKDTVDFQPNYDESETEPSVLPARFPALLVNGGGGIAVGMATNIPPHNLGEVLDGCIAYVANPDITMEELMEIVPGPDFPTGGEILGRAGIRAAYATGRGSVIMRSKVDIEDVGKDRQALIVTEIPYQVNKSRMLERIAEVVREKQVEGVGDLRDESDRDGVRVVIELKRGVEPEVVKAQLFRHTPLQTSFGVNMLALHDGQPKTLSLKDIIGAFVYFREDVIKRRTAFELAKARDRAHILAGLMIAILNLDPVIELIRKAPDPQSARESLMAKPWPAAEILPYLKLIDDPESRVDGENAWLSERQARAILDLRLQRLTGMEREKLEAEAREIQIQISDYLEILGSRPRRMEVLTDELRDIRDRFADPRRTVILENEFEHDIEDLIQREDMVVTVTHGGYIKRTPLATYRAQRRGGKGRTGMSMKDEDAISSVFVTSTHTPVLFFSSRGMVYMMKVYRLPAGSPQSRGKAMVNVLPLQKDEWITTVMPLPEEEGSWSELDAVFATATGNVRRNKLSDFTNVKANGKIAMKLDEGDRLVSVSVCSDDQDILLSTQQGKCIRFEVGAVRVFSGRTSTGVRGIKLAKGDQVIGMSILRHSDHTPEDRDDYLRAQAATKRLTSGEYANGEDRVRDEERAALLQQEKFAEMAEREEFILTVSDRGMGQLASAYDYRVTGRGGQGINNMDLRGASVAAAFLFDPTQDELMMVSDAGQIIRIHGQGISWRRRGGKGVIVFDVGSEQRVVSVARLREDAEATDEDGNVIESDGSEEGNVPEQTGSDEPEPLTSDSDDSGL; from the coding sequence TTGTCCGACGATACAGCACCCCCTTCAGATTTTGACATTTCCTCCGTCCTGATCGAGGACGAAATGCGCCGCAGCTACCTCGATTACGCCATGAGCGTGATCGTGAGCCGCGCGCTGCCGGATGTTCGGGACGGTCTGAAACCGGTCCATCGCCGCATCCTCTATACGATGAAGGAAAACGGCTACGATTCGACCAAACCGTATCGTAAATCCGCCCGTATCGTCGGTGATGTCATGGGTAAGTACCACCCCCATGGCGACAGTGCGATTTACGACGCCATGGTTCGCATGGCGCAGAACTTCTCCCTGCGGGTGCCGCTGGTCGACGGGCAGGGGAATTTCGGGTCGATGGACGGCGATGCCGCTGCGGCCATGCGATATACCGAGGCGCGCCTGTCCAAGGCGGCCGAGACGATGCTGGACGACATCGACAAGGATACCGTCGACTTCCAGCCGAACTACGACGAATCGGAAACCGAGCCCAGCGTCCTGCCGGCGCGCTTCCCGGCCCTGTTGGTGAATGGCGGCGGCGGTATCGCCGTCGGCATGGCAACCAACATCCCGCCGCATAATCTCGGCGAGGTTCTGGATGGCTGCATCGCCTATGTCGCCAATCCCGATATCACCATGGAAGAACTCATGGAGATCGTGCCGGGTCCGGATTTCCCGACCGGTGGCGAAATCCTGGGGCGCGCCGGAATTCGGGCGGCCTATGCGACGGGGCGCGGCTCCGTCATCATGCGCTCCAAGGTCGACATCGAGGATGTCGGCAAGGATCGTCAGGCGTTGATCGTCACGGAAATTCCGTACCAGGTGAACAAGTCCCGCATGCTGGAACGCATCGCTGAAGTCGTGCGTGAGAAGCAGGTGGAAGGTGTCGGCGATCTGCGCGACGAATCCGATCGGGACGGCGTGCGTGTCGTGATCGAGTTGAAGCGCGGTGTCGAACCCGAAGTCGTGAAGGCGCAGCTTTTCCGCCACACGCCGCTTCAGACCAGTTTCGGCGTCAACATGCTGGCGCTGCATGACGGGCAGCCCAAGACGCTGTCGCTCAAGGACATTATCGGCGCCTTCGTCTATTTCCGGGAGGACGTGATCAAGCGCCGGACGGCGTTCGAACTGGCCAAGGCCCGCGACCGGGCGCACATCCTGGCCGGCCTGATGATCGCGATCCTGAACCTGGACCCCGTGATCGAGCTGATCCGCAAGGCGCCGGACCCGCAGTCGGCCCGCGAATCCCTGATGGCGAAGCCCTGGCCGGCCGCTGAAATCCTGCCCTACCTGAAGCTGATCGACGATCCGGAGAGCCGCGTCGACGGTGAGAATGCCTGGCTGAGCGAACGTCAGGCGCGTGCGATTCTCGACCTGCGGCTGCAGCGCCTCACGGGCATGGAGCGCGAGAAGCTGGAAGCTGAAGCGCGTGAAATCCAGATTCAGATTTCCGATTATCTGGAGATTCTCGGCTCACGGCCGCGGCGTATGGAAGTTCTGACGGATGAACTGCGGGACATTCGGGACCGTTTCGCAGATCCCCGCCGGACGGTGATTCTGGAAAACGAGTTCGAGCACGACATCGAGGACCTGATTCAGCGCGAGGATATGGTCGTTACCGTCACCCATGGCGGCTACATCAAGCGCACGCCATTGGCGACCTATCGTGCACAGCGCCGCGGGGGCAAGGGGCGAACCGGCATGTCGATGAAGGATGAGGATGCGATTTCCAGCGTCTTCGTCACGTCGACCCATACGCCGGTCCTGTTCTTCTCGTCGCGCGGCATGGTCTACATGATGAAGGTCTACCGTCTGCCGGCCGGATCGCCGCAGTCGCGCGGCAAAGCCATGGTGAACGTCCTGCCGTTGCAGAAGGACGAATGGATCACGACGGTCATGCCGCTGCCGGAGGAAGAGGGAAGCTGGTCCGAACTGGATGCGGTTTTCGCAACCGCGACCGGCAACGTCCGACGCAACAAGCTGTCCGACTTCACCAATGTGAAGGCCAATGGCAAGATTGCCATGAAACTGGACGAGGGCGACCGTCTGGTCTCCGTAAGCGTCTGCTCGGACGATCAGGATATTCTGTTGTCCACCCAGCAGGGGAAGTGCATTCGCTTCGAGGTCGGGGCGGTTCGTGTCTTCTCCGGCCGGACGTCAACCGGCGTGCGTGGTATCAAGCTGGCGAAGGGCGATCAGGTCATCGGCATGTCGATCCTGCGCCACAGCGATCATACGCCGGAGGATCGGGACGATTATCTGCGCGCCCAGGCGGCGACGAAGCGTCTAACGTCGGGCGAATATGCCAATGGCGAAGATCGTGTCCGGGACGAGGAGCGCGCGGCGCTGTTACAGCAGGAAAAGTTCGCCGAAATGGCGGAAAGGGAAGAATTCATTCTCACCGTCTCGGACCGCGGCATGGGGCAGTTGGCCTCTGCCTATGACTATCGCGTCACCGGCCGCGGCGGGCAGGGGATCAACAACATGGATCTTCGTGGCGCCAGTGTGGCCGCGGCGTTCCTGTTTGATCCGACGCAGGATGAACTGATGATGGTCAGCGATGCGGGCCAGATCATCCGGATCCACGGCCAGGGTATCTCCTGGCGCCG